From Salvelinus fontinalis isolate EN_2023a chromosome 30, ASM2944872v1, whole genome shotgun sequence, one genomic window encodes:
- the LOC129828770 gene encoding ankyrin repeat domain-containing protein 61-like has product MDTKVNFSDAELYDAILIEDLARINDFIQKRGSNFYIDLRTTGLLHEILSKGLAILPLHLAASYRRVKSLESLLSAGADPEIRDQRGRNALHLVITHWPTILASWPKPRTKFETAMMSMQHRAEACLRVLCNHGVNINAEVDSDGRHTALHLAVRYGALPAISILASHGAKINTIDHFGMMPLHMAAGILNTEMTASLIKLGADVNKVMSKSGNSPLHLAALAATNKPVKALGVDLGCIIELLDQGADPNTVNHAGRTALHEACNGGHEAVVVLLLKYGADINQLTTAGENCLFLYLDQKLNLRHTSLLWKLLTMTYPLTISNRDGHLPSSLMLPEYFDQRDQLLNLCQQPRSLMDICKIHIYQRYWKSHGRECLKQVLPDRVHDFVFNHWENACDVMFVKEGDDIPPRFPRFPNMEDFTMPQGV; this is encoded by the exons ATGGATACGAAGGTCAACTTTTCAGATGCTGAATTATATGACGCAATCTTGATAGAAGACCTGGCGCGTATTAACGATTTTATCCAAAAACGGGGGTCCAACTTTTACATCGATTTAAGAACAACGGGACTTCTTCATGAAATCCTTTCAAAG GGCTTGGCAATTCTCCCCCTCCACCTGGCTGCATCTTACAGGAGAGTGAAGAGCCTTGAGAGCCTTCTCTCTGCCGGGGCAGACCCGGAGATCAG GGACCAGCGAGGTCGCAACGCCCTGCACCTGGTGATCACCCACTGGCCCACCATCCTGGCCTCCTGGCCCAAGCCACGCACCAAGTTTGAGACGGCCATGATGTCCATGCAGCACCGGGCCGAGGCCTGCCTCAGGGTGCTCTGCAACCACGGAGTCAACATCAACGCAGAG GTGGACAGTGACGGCCGCCACACCGCGCTTCATCTGGCCGTTCGCTACGGAGCCCTGCCCGCTATCAGCATCCTGGCGAGCCACGGCGCCAAAATCAACACCATCGACCACTTTGGGATGATGCCACTGCATATGGCTGCCGGGATCCTCAATACAGAAATGACAGCCAGCCTGATCAAGCTTGGGGCCGACGTCAACAAG GTGATGAGTAAGTCAGGTAACAGCCCCCTCCACCTGGCTGCCCTGGCGGCGACCAACAAGCCAGTGAAGGCCCTGGGAGTGGACCTGGGCTGTATCATTGAGCTGCTGGATCAGGGGGCTGACCCGAACACAGTGAACCATGCCGGACGCACGGCCCTGCACGAGGCCTGTAACGGGGGCCACGAGGCCGTGGTGGTGCTCCTCCTGAAGTATGGAGCGGACATCAACCAGCTGACAACCGCAGGGGAAAACTGCCTCTTCCTGTACCTGGATCAGAAGCTCAACCTGAGGCACACCTCTCTGCTGTGGAAGCTCCTCACCATGACCTACCCCCTGACCATCAGCAACAGAGATGGCCACCTGCCCAGCTCTTTAATGCTCCCAGAGTACTTTGACCAGCGGGACCAGCTACTGAACCTGTGTCAGCAGCCTAGGAGCCTCATGGACATATGTAAGATCCACATCTACCAACGCTATTGGAAGAGTCATGGTAGAGAATGCCTGAAGCAGGTACTACCAGACAGGGTGCATGACTTTGTGTTTAACCATTGGGAAAACGCATGTGATGTCATGTTTGTTAAGGAGGGTGATGACATCCCACCTCGGTTCCCCCGCTTTCCCAATATGGAGGACTTCACCATGCCTCAAGGAGTCTAA
- the LOC129828761 gene encoding eukaryotic translation initiation factor 2-alpha kinase 1-like isoform X2: protein MDDVNMFSSLNGLREESSSSSSMINPLIRRNLTTTTTRHERSVFNLTTSEDEVEFDTSDSDNNCEVLMAGKQYPSIQEFPSAIPNHLLLGSLLEHLCFVYESDPTRSHMLFKAIGRHLAAKNLLSPLAIGEEFSTVRLQYNRAFTELLRSVSTSFFPQGQMLLNTDTQSLTLRPKEGLFLAQTSRYLSEFEELSRLGKGSYGKVFKVKNKLDGQKYAVKKVLINNVSREDCMKVHREVKVLSSLQHINVVGYHTAWMEHIPHAFTKPASILSALEMHVLPERVLLGRCGLTGDSWDSSALSEDDLGTRNGIDLNNSSYIDMGSEQWDTKFPAKEVQFHLMLYIQMQLCERSLKDWILERTTEHTSQNPYGAVDTKQTLSILHKILQGVEYIHSRGIIHRDLKPRNIFLHGHDCHVRIGDFGLACRDIMMDDKEKPTSTSQNTGSSHTTGVGTFVYAAPEQLEGSHYDSSSDMYSIGVVAQELFQPFGTEMERVQKLGDLREGKIPDSFSQHWPVLAKYITLLTSRDPTLRPSATQLLQSELFSSKGMVIHDLQRRVEEQEDEIVQLRRQISQLQTQSRQQASHYTDKT, encoded by the exons CGTCAGACTCCGATAACAACTGTGAGGTTCTGATGGCAGGCAAACAGTACCCGTCCATCCAGGAGTTTCCATCAGCCATCCCCAACCACCTGCTGCTGGGCTCCCTGCTGGAACACCTGTGCTTTGTCTATGAGAGTGACCCGACCCGCTCACATATGCTGTTCAAAG CCATTGGTCGGCATTTAGCAGCGAAGAACCTCCTCTCCCCATTAGCCATCGGTGAGGAGTTCAGCACGGTCAGACTTCAATACAACAGAGCCTTCACTGAACTACTGCGTTCTGTCAGCACCTCCTTTTTCCCACAG GGTCAAATGTTATTGAATACAGACACCCAGAGCCTTACGTTAAG ACCAAAAGAGGGTCTGTTCCTGGCACAGACGTCTCGCTACCTCAGTGAGTTTGAAGAGCTCTCTAGACTTGGAAAAGGATCCTATGGCAAAGTCTTCAAG GTAAAAAACAAGCTGGATGGCCAGAAGTATGCTGTGAAGAAAGTTCTCATCAACAATGTTTCAAGGGAAGACTGCATGAAG GTTCACAGAGAGGTAAAAGTGTTATCCAGTCTTCAGCACATCAATGTAGTAGGCTACCACACTGCCTGGATGGAGCATATCCCACATGCTTTTACTA AGCCGGCATCAATACTCTCAGCACTGGAGATGCATGTGCTGCCAGAACG TGTGTTGCTGGGACGGTGTGGCCTGACGGGGGACAGCTGGGATAGCTCGGCCCTGTCGGAGGATGACTTAGGAACCAGAAATGGGATAGATCTGAACAACAGCTCCTACATCGACATGGGGAGCGAGCAGTGGGACACGAAATTCCCCGCCAAGGAG GTGCAGTTCCATCTCATGCTGTATATCCAGATGCAGCTGTGTGAACGCTCGCTCAAAGACTGGATTTTAGAGCGAACCACCGAACACACCTCACAAA ATCCTTATGGGGCTGTGGACACGAAACAAACCCTCAGCATTCTACATAAAATACTTCAAGGTGTAGAATACATTCACTCTAGAGGAATCATACATAGAGACCTGAAG CCCAGGAATATTTTCCTGCATGGACATGACTGCCATGTGAGGATTGGAGACTTTGGACTAGCTTGCAGGGATATAATGATGGATGACAAGGAAAAACCAACCTCCACCTCACAGAACACTG GTTCCTCTCACACCACTGGAGTGGGGACATTTGTTTACGCAGCACCTGAACAACTGGAGGGTTCCCACTACGATTCAAGT TCAGACATGTACAGTATTGGAGTGGTGGCCCAGGAGCTGTTCCAGCCCTTTGGGACAGAGATGGAGCGTGTTCAGAAGCTAGGGGACCTCCGTGAGGGGAAGATCCCAGACTCCTTCTCCCAGCACTGGCCTGTCCTGGCCAAGTACATCACACTGCTGACCAGCAGAGACCCCACTCTAAGACCCAGCGCCACACAGCTGCTGCAGAGCGAGCTGTTCAGCAGCAAAGGCATG GTTATCCATGACTTGCAGAGAAGGGTTGAAGAGCAGGAAGATGAGATAGTTCAGCTCAGGAGACAGATCAGTCAGCTACAGACTCAGAGCAGACAGCAAGCATCCCATTACACGGACAAGACCTGA
- the LOC129828761 gene encoding eukaryotic translation initiation factor 2-alpha kinase 1-like isoform X1 — MDDVNMFSSLNGLREESSSSSSMINPLIRRNLTTTTTRHERSVFNLTTSEDEVEFDTSDSDNNCEVLMAGKQYPSIQEFPSAIPNHLLLGSLLEHLCFVYESDPTRSHMLFKAIGRHLAAKNLLSPLAIGEEFSTVRLQYNRAFTELLRSVSTSFFPQGQMLLNTDTQSLTLRPKEGLFLAQTSRYLSEFEELSRLGKGSYGKVFKVKNKLDGQKYAVKKVLINNVSREDCMKVHREVKVLSSLQHINVVGYHTAWMEHIPHAFTKPASILSALEMHVLPERNEESTVSSSGSSIVFASSDQSKEPVAIAKAPVSLPVKEEKSTQAVCPKTMRHARFPDNFVHSVLLGRCGLTGDSWDSSALSEDDLGTRNGIDLNNSSYIDMGSEQWDTKFPAKEVQFHLMLYIQMQLCERSLKDWILERTTEHTSQNPYGAVDTKQTLSILHKILQGVEYIHSRGIIHRDLKPRNIFLHGHDCHVRIGDFGLACRDIMMDDKEKPTSTSQNTGSSHTTGVGTFVYAAPEQLEGSHYDSSSDMYSIGVVAQELFQPFGTEMERVQKLGDLREGKIPDSFSQHWPVLAKYITLLTSRDPTLRPSATQLLQSELFSSKGMVIHDLQRRVEEQEDEIVQLRRQISQLQTQSRQQASHYTDKT, encoded by the exons CGTCAGACTCCGATAACAACTGTGAGGTTCTGATGGCAGGCAAACAGTACCCGTCCATCCAGGAGTTTCCATCAGCCATCCCCAACCACCTGCTGCTGGGCTCCCTGCTGGAACACCTGTGCTTTGTCTATGAGAGTGACCCGACCCGCTCACATATGCTGTTCAAAG CCATTGGTCGGCATTTAGCAGCGAAGAACCTCCTCTCCCCATTAGCCATCGGTGAGGAGTTCAGCACGGTCAGACTTCAATACAACAGAGCCTTCACTGAACTACTGCGTTCTGTCAGCACCTCCTTTTTCCCACAG GGTCAAATGTTATTGAATACAGACACCCAGAGCCTTACGTTAAG ACCAAAAGAGGGTCTGTTCCTGGCACAGACGTCTCGCTACCTCAGTGAGTTTGAAGAGCTCTCTAGACTTGGAAAAGGATCCTATGGCAAAGTCTTCAAG GTAAAAAACAAGCTGGATGGCCAGAAGTATGCTGTGAAGAAAGTTCTCATCAACAATGTTTCAAGGGAAGACTGCATGAAG GTTCACAGAGAGGTAAAAGTGTTATCCAGTCTTCAGCACATCAATGTAGTAGGCTACCACACTGCCTGGATGGAGCATATCCCACATGCTTTTACTA AGCCGGCATCAATACTCTCAGCACTGGAGATGCATGTGCTGCCAGAACG CAATGAGGAGAGTACAGTTAGTAGCAGCGGCTCCTCAATAGTCTTCGCGAGCTCAGATCAGTCAAAGGAGCCAGTGGCCATAGCTAAAGCACCAGTGAGCCTCCcggtgaaagaggagaagagcACGCAGGCGGTGTGTCCTAAAACCATGCGCCACGCCCGTTTCCCAGATAACTTTGTCCACAGTGTGTTGCTGGGACGGTGTGGCCTGACGGGGGACAGCTGGGATAGCTCGGCCCTGTCGGAGGATGACTTAGGAACCAGAAATGGGATAGATCTGAACAACAGCTCCTACATCGACATGGGGAGCGAGCAGTGGGACACGAAATTCCCCGCCAAGGAG GTGCAGTTCCATCTCATGCTGTATATCCAGATGCAGCTGTGTGAACGCTCGCTCAAAGACTGGATTTTAGAGCGAACCACCGAACACACCTCACAAA ATCCTTATGGGGCTGTGGACACGAAACAAACCCTCAGCATTCTACATAAAATACTTCAAGGTGTAGAATACATTCACTCTAGAGGAATCATACATAGAGACCTGAAG CCCAGGAATATTTTCCTGCATGGACATGACTGCCATGTGAGGATTGGAGACTTTGGACTAGCTTGCAGGGATATAATGATGGATGACAAGGAAAAACCAACCTCCACCTCACAGAACACTG GTTCCTCTCACACCACTGGAGTGGGGACATTTGTTTACGCAGCACCTGAACAACTGGAGGGTTCCCACTACGATTCAAGT TCAGACATGTACAGTATTGGAGTGGTGGCCCAGGAGCTGTTCCAGCCCTTTGGGACAGAGATGGAGCGTGTTCAGAAGCTAGGGGACCTCCGTGAGGGGAAGATCCCAGACTCCTTCTCCCAGCACTGGCCTGTCCTGGCCAAGTACATCACACTGCTGACCAGCAGAGACCCCACTCTAAGACCCAGCGCCACACAGCTGCTGCAGAGCGAGCTGTTCAGCAGCAAAGGCATG GTTATCCATGACTTGCAGAGAAGGGTTGAAGAGCAGGAAGATGAGATAGTTCAGCTCAGGAGACAGATCAGTCAGCTACAGACTCAGAGCAGACAGCAAGCATCCCATTACACGGACAAGACCTGA